In one Prosthecochloris aestuarii DSM 271 genomic region, the following are encoded:
- a CDS encoding phytoene desaturase family protein — MQRIAIVGAGIGGLSAAARLGKMGYAVDLYEKNPVPGGKAVEHRQSTSSGSFRWDCGPSLMTMPHILQDLFAFCEERMEDHIPLTPVDPACRYHWTDGTVIDEDRSFWNQPAVRKYLDYAEGLYALSAPAFLQRPPRDWWKALGAEMIEHIKHLPKFMNMQSMATFNQKFFNDKHLLQIFDRFATYNGSSPFKTLSTFAIIPYVEASFGAWYPEGGIARIPEQLALLAERQGVRLHYNHEIHDLNALDASIRICNGDSITAHQRWLPQSHEGRNMLRHDLACSGYIMQLGVRKQFRELEHHNILFSDHYREEFDDIFVKKKLPREPTIYIAISSKRPGSTDAPDGCENWFVMVNAPATTPLDCKGYEKVVFDRLSKFGIKLEAKDIACCNSFSADDFERQHNAWKGSLYGWASHTMQTALFRPPLQHRQHPGLYFTGGTTHPGGGIPLVLLSGKIVSEMVLQDFPHTRFTPMPAV, encoded by the coding sequence ATGCAGCGTATTGCTATCGTCGGAGCTGGAATAGGAGGGCTCAGCGCTGCCGCAAGGCTTGGAAAAATGGGGTATGCTGTCGACCTGTATGAAAAAAACCCTGTTCCCGGAGGAAAGGCTGTCGAACATCGCCAATCAACCTCTTCAGGGTCATTCCGGTGGGATTGCGGACCCTCACTCATGACCATGCCCCATATTCTGCAGGACCTGTTTGCGTTCTGCGAAGAACGAATGGAGGATCATATACCGCTGACACCGGTCGATCCCGCCTGTCGTTACCACTGGACAGACGGGACGGTCATTGATGAAGACAGAAGCTTCTGGAACCAGCCGGCTGTCCGGAAATATCTCGACTATGCTGAAGGTCTTTATGCGCTTTCCGCTCCAGCCTTTCTTCAGCGCCCCCCCAGAGATTGGTGGAAAGCTCTCGGCGCAGAGATGATCGAACACATAAAGCATCTGCCGAAATTCATGAACATGCAGAGCATGGCGACCTTTAATCAGAAATTTTTTAACGACAAACACCTGCTGCAGATATTTGATCGATTCGCGACCTATAACGGCTCATCACCATTCAAGACACTCTCGACATTTGCCATCATCCCCTACGTCGAAGCCTCTTTCGGGGCATGGTACCCGGAGGGCGGCATCGCAAGAATCCCCGAGCAACTTGCCCTGCTTGCCGAACGCCAGGGCGTCAGGCTCCATTATAATCATGAAATTCATGACCTTAACGCTCTGGATGCCAGCATCAGAATCTGTAACGGAGACAGCATAACAGCCCATCAGCGATGGCTGCCGCAAAGTCATGAAGGGCGCAATATGCTCCGTCACGACCTTGCCTGCTCCGGCTATATCATGCAGCTTGGCGTCAGGAAGCAATTTCGCGAGCTTGAACATCACAATATCCTCTTCAGTGATCATTACAGGGAAGAGTTCGATGATATCTTTGTCAAAAAAAAACTCCCCCGAGAACCAACCATCTACATTGCCATTTCCAGTAAACGCCCCGGAAGCACCGATGCCCCCGACGGATGCGAAAACTGGTTCGTGATGGTCAACGCTCCAGCCACAACACCTCTTGACTGCAAAGGGTATGAAAAGGTTGTCTTCGACAGGCTGTCAAAGTTCGGGATCAAGCTGGAAGCAAAAGATATCGCCTGCTGCAACAGCTTCAGTGCCGATGACTTCGAACGACAGCACAATGCATGGAAGGGATCACTCTACGGCTGGGCAAGTCATACCATGCAGACAGCTCTTTTCAGGCCTCCGCTTCAGCATCGCCAGCACCCCGGCCTCTATTTTACCGGCGGTACGACCCATCCCGGCGGTGGCATCCCGCTGGTGCTTCTGAGCGGAAAAATCGTATCTGAAATGGTTCTGCAGGATTTCCCGCACACCAGATTCACGCCGATGCCGGCTGTATGA
- a CDS encoding mechanosensitive ion channel family protein has translation MNINTQQILDLIVTYGLKIVTGLIILFIGIKIAGFTDRKIENLLHKKADIDEMLVKFLSNLVRYTIIAFSVAAFLNQVGIQTASIIAVLGTAGLAVGLAIQGTLSNIAAGVMLLIFRPFRTGNYVEVGGHGGTVKALSLFTTELATPDNVQIIIPNNSVWGNSIVNYSFHDTRRVDFILSISYSDNISTGIDTIRRVIDGETRIQKTPEPQIVVSELAASSVDITVRAWVEKDNYWPVKFDLTRQFKENLEAAGLHIPFPQQDIHLIR, from the coding sequence ATGAACATCAACACCCAGCAAATTCTTGACCTTATCGTCACCTATGGCCTGAAAATCGTTACCGGCCTGATTATCCTCTTCATCGGCATAAAGATTGCCGGTTTTACCGACAGGAAAATCGAAAACCTGCTTCACAAAAAAGCCGATATCGACGAAATGCTGGTGAAGTTTCTCTCCAACCTTGTACGATACACCATCATCGCCTTCTCTGTCGCCGCATTTCTGAACCAGGTAGGCATTCAGACCGCCAGTATCATTGCCGTGCTCGGAACCGCCGGACTTGCTGTAGGACTTGCCATACAGGGAACGCTCTCCAATATCGCCGCAGGTGTTATGCTGCTCATCTTCCGTCCCTTCAGAACAGGAAACTACGTTGAGGTTGGCGGACACGGGGGCACGGTCAAAGCCTTAAGTCTCTTCACGACCGAACTTGCTACTCCCGATAACGTTCAGATTATCATTCCAAACAATTCGGTATGGGGCAACTCCATTGTCAATTATTCTTTCCACGACACACGCAGAGTTGATTTCATCCTCTCAATATCCTATAGCGACAATATCAGCACCGGCATCGATACCATTCGACGTGTGATAGACGGGGAGACAAGAATACAAAAAACGCCTGAACCTCAGATTGTCGTCAGTGAACTTGCAGCCAGTTCTGTAGACATCACGGTAAGAGCCTGGGTAGAAAAGGATAATTACTGGCCCGTTAAATTTGACCTCACCAGACAGTTCAAGGAAAATCTGGAAGCTGCCGGACTCCATATTCCCTTCCCGCAGCAAGACATTCACCTTATCCGCTAA
- the ablB gene encoding putative beta-lysine N-acetyltransferase has product MLMHTDRIDNLLGAVIQHGPSSNRIYIMHTGAASPAQLVKEIDRLGEQNGYTKIFAKVPASASRVFLDNGYVTEAEIPGFFNGRETAYFLARYLDRKRSCMHDRETINGIIASAKAAKVKSLPPLPEKFSLQQCRPDNATEMSNIYRTVFPTYPFPIDNPEYLCQTMKSHIAYFRAATNAQTIALASSEMDIEHENVEMTDFATLPSWRGHNLAGQLLKLMEQEMRHRKIKTAYTIARAISAGMNITFGRAGYTFSGTLVNNTNISGCIESMNVWYKPL; this is encoded by the coding sequence ATGCTCATGCACACCGACAGAATTGACAACCTGCTTGGAGCGGTTATCCAGCATGGACCGTCAAGCAATAGAATATACATCATGCATACCGGCGCAGCTTCACCGGCGCAACTGGTGAAAGAAATCGATCGCCTTGGTGAACAGAATGGCTATACAAAGATTTTCGCTAAGGTCCCGGCATCCGCCTCCAGGGTATTTCTTGACAACGGTTATGTAACCGAAGCTGAAATCCCCGGATTTTTCAATGGCAGAGAAACTGCATATTTTCTGGCCCGCTACCTCGATCGAAAACGCAGCTGTATGCACGACAGAGAAACCATCAATGGCATCATTGCTTCAGCAAAAGCCGCAAAAGTCAAGTCACTGCCGCCCCTCCCTGAAAAGTTCAGCCTACAGCAATGCCGGCCGGACAACGCCACGGAAATGAGCAACATCTACCGGACAGTCTTTCCCACCTACCCATTTCCTATCGACAACCCGGAATACCTCTGCCAGACCATGAAGAGCCATATAGCCTATTTTAGAGCTGCAACCAATGCTCAAACGATCGCGCTGGCCTCTTCGGAAATGGATATCGAACATGAAAATGTCGAGATGACCGATTTTGCAACCCTTCCTTCATGGAGAGGGCATAATCTCGCAGGACAACTCCTGAAACTGATGGAACAGGAGATGCGACACCGAAAAATCAAAACAGCCTATACCATTGCCCGCGCAATCTCTGCAGGTATGAATATCACCTTCGGACGGGCGGGATATACCTTCAGCGGAACGCTTGTCAACAACACCAACATCTCCGGATGCATTGAAAGCATGAATGTGTGGTATAAGCCGCTCTGA
- a CDS encoding sodium:solute symporter family protein has protein sequence MSSVDYVIFGIYLAVTLSIGFYHFRHNKGEEDYFVGNRNMKPSHVGLSIVATDVGGGFSIGLGGAGFLMGLSGAWLLFTGLVGAWLSAILVIPKIKKIDRAHGLMTYPDFLRLRYDKRVALTAALISGIGYLGFTGAQMLAGAKLASATFLQHNPFNMEPILFSLLIIAVVTIVYTVAGGLKAVIYTDTIQWIILLVGLIVVTIPVTLQAIGGFEVMKATLPQSHFSLTALSLATFINWMITIIPIWFIAMTLYQRMYACRSAEDAKKAWYIAGLFEYPIMAFAGVFLGMCARVVFPEADPEMAMPMLIRDILPAGVTGIIIAAYFSAIMSTADSCMMASSGNFTSDLLKPFLQKRLKANPDSLRLSMVVTLFVGVAAAVLAARFTTVLNAILYTYSFMVSGLFIPTAGALFWKKSSSNGALAAMAGGGTLTLLLMTKIITLPAPLDKLGLDSTIYGIGLSALLFLIISPLFPDHIKEQHAHAHRQN, from the coding sequence ATGAGTAGTGTTGACTATGTGATTTTCGGTATCTACCTGGCTGTAACGCTCTCCATAGGCTTCTATCATTTTCGTCATAATAAGGGTGAAGAGGATTATTTTGTCGGCAACCGAAACATGAAACCCTCCCATGTCGGACTCTCGATTGTAGCCACCGACGTAGGAGGAGGGTTTTCAATCGGACTCGGAGGAGCAGGCTTTCTAATGGGGCTGTCAGGAGCATGGCTGCTTTTCACCGGGCTTGTCGGAGCATGGCTGTCGGCAATTCTGGTTATTCCGAAAATAAAAAAAATCGATCGCGCCCACGGATTGATGACCTATCCGGATTTTCTCAGGCTTCGCTATGACAAGAGAGTTGCATTGACGGCAGCACTCATTTCAGGTATCGGCTACCTCGGCTTTACCGGAGCCCAGATGCTGGCAGGAGCCAAACTGGCATCGGCGACCTTTCTCCAGCACAATCCTTTCAATATGGAACCGATCCTGTTTTCCCTGCTGATCATTGCCGTTGTGACAATCGTCTATACCGTTGCAGGAGGACTCAAGGCAGTCATTTACACTGACACCATTCAATGGATTATTCTTCTTGTCGGCCTCATCGTGGTAACTATTCCCGTAACGCTGCAGGCAATAGGCGGCTTTGAGGTCATGAAAGCAACGCTTCCACAATCCCATTTCTCATTAACGGCACTCTCACTGGCGACCTTCATCAACTGGATGATCACGATCATCCCGATCTGGTTCATCGCCATGACCCTCTACCAGAGAATGTATGCGTGCCGATCAGCCGAAGACGCAAAAAAAGCATGGTACATCGCCGGACTTTTCGAATACCCGATTATGGCATTTGCCGGTGTTTTTCTCGGCATGTGCGCAAGAGTCGTTTTCCCGGAAGCCGACCCTGAAATGGCAATGCCAATGCTTATACGCGATATATTGCCTGCTGGCGTAACAGGCATCATCATAGCAGCATATTTTTCAGCCATCATGTCTACAGCCGACAGCTGTATGATGGCCTCATCAGGAAACTTCACCAGTGATCTGCTCAAGCCGTTTCTTCAAAAGCGGCTGAAAGCCAACCCCGATAGCCTCAGACTTTCGATGGTAGTCACCCTGTTTGTCGGGGTAGCTGCAGCAGTTCTGGCAGCACGCTTTACAACGGTGCTCAATGCGATCCTGTATACCTACTCGTTTATGGTCTCCGGTCTTTTCATCCCGACCGCAGGAGCGCTGTTCTGGAAAAAAAGCTCATCCAACGGAGCTCTTGCCGCTATGGCGGGAGGCGGAACCCTCACCCTGCTCTTGATGACAAAAATCATTACCCTGCCCGCACCACTTGACAAACTCGGCCTTGATTCGACCATCTACGGCATCGGTTTGTCAGCCCTGCTCTTTCTGATCATTTCACCACTTTTTCCCGACCATATCAAAGAACAACATGCTCATGCACACCGACAGAATTGA
- the ablA gene encoding lysine 2,3-aminomutase has protein sequence MPLSPTQEQIINSIDNEATSSHWKDWKWQMRNSIRDLDTFETLLNITLSPDQRNVFNETVKKFPMSITPYYLSLINTSDMENDPVFRQSVPSHHELDIMKGDMADPLHEDQDSPAPCVTHRYPDRVLLLVSNTCPMYCRHCTRKRKVGDQDTIPTKTSISKGIDYIRSNPAIRDVLLSGGDPFLLPDDYLDWILEELRKIEHVEIIRIGTRTPVVLPYRITPELVQILRKHQPVWVNTHFNHSREMTQSARNALSMLADGGIPLGNQTVLLSGINDCPRIMKALVHQLVKNRVRPYYLYQCDLSEGLSHFRTPVGKGIEILESLIGHTSGFCVPTYVIDAPGGGGKIPVMPNYLISWSTNKVVLRNYEGVITTYKEPDSYEPTFCDRNCDSCDLLLKLEDADETKAIGIEQLLSDHDQTISLVPASNARHSRRKAEQ, from the coding sequence ATGCCATTATCACCAACTCAGGAACAGATTATCAACTCCATTGACAACGAAGCAACATCATCACACTGGAAAGACTGGAAGTGGCAGATGCGAAACAGCATCCGCGATCTGGACACCTTTGAAACCCTTCTCAATATTACCCTCTCCCCCGACCAGCGCAATGTGTTCAACGAGACGGTAAAAAAGTTTCCGATGTCCATCACGCCCTACTACCTCTCTCTGATAAACACCTCGGATATGGAGAACGATCCGGTCTTTCGTCAAAGTGTTCCATCCCATCATGAACTTGACATCATGAAAGGCGATATGGCCGACCCTCTTCATGAAGATCAGGACAGCCCCGCACCTTGTGTCACCCATCGATATCCGGACAGGGTGCTGCTGCTTGTCAGCAATACCTGCCCCATGTACTGCCGCCACTGCACAAGAAAACGCAAGGTGGGAGATCAGGATACCATCCCCACAAAAACATCAATCAGCAAAGGGATAGACTACATCCGCAGCAACCCGGCCATCAGAGATGTACTGTTGAGCGGAGGGGATCCGTTTCTGCTGCCCGATGACTATCTCGACTGGATTCTTGAGGAACTTCGAAAGATTGAGCATGTCGAAATCATCCGTATCGGCACACGCACGCCAGTCGTTCTTCCCTATCGTATAACGCCTGAACTGGTTCAAATACTCAGAAAGCATCAGCCGGTATGGGTCAATACCCATTTCAACCATTCCAGAGAGATGACCCAGTCTGCACGAAACGCACTCAGCATGCTGGCCGATGGCGGAATTCCTCTTGGCAACCAGACTGTTCTGCTTTCAGGCATCAATGACTGCCCGAGAATCATGAAAGCGCTGGTACACCAGCTCGTAAAAAATCGAGTTCGTCCTTACTACCTCTACCAGTGCGATCTTTCGGAAGGCTTATCGCACTTCAGAACACCCGTAGGAAAAGGCATCGAAATTCTTGAAAGTCTTATCGGTCACACCAGCGGATTCTGTGTTCCAACGTATGTCATCGATGCTCCCGGAGGCGGCGGAAAAATACCCGTCATGCCGAACTACCTGATTTCATGGTCTACCAATAAAGTAGTCCTGAGAAATTATGAAGGCGTCATTACAACCTATAAGGAACCGGACTCATACGAACCGACCTTCTGTGACAGAAATTGCGATTCATGCGATCTCCTGCTCAAACTCGAAGACGCAGATGAAACAAAAGCTATCGGTATCGAGCAGCTCCTCTCCGACCATGACCAGACCATTTCACTTGTTCCTGCCTCAAACGCAAGGCATTCACGCCGAAAAGCTGAACAGTAA
- a CDS encoding MarR family winged helix-turn-helix transcriptional regulator, with translation MPQDTSRDNDPSVNGLHALRRIIRALDVYSRKLYRECHITSPQILCLRNLSDTTSQTLSSLASQLHLSVSTVNGIVDRLESRGLLHRSRSMEDQRKVMIGITPAGQNLLKTVPELMHDQFAQAFRKMADQDQCTLSELLEKLAGHLDMPVDDPGSNPEISYPSHAIITNSGTDYQLH, from the coding sequence ATGCCACAGGATACCAGCCGGGACAATGATCCGAGTGTCAATGGTCTTCATGCTTTGCGCCGCATAATCAGAGCGCTGGATGTGTATTCCAGAAAACTCTACAGGGAGTGTCATATCACCTCCCCTCAGATTCTCTGCCTGCGCAATCTTTCCGATACAACCTCGCAGACCCTCTCATCGCTCGCGTCACAACTGCATTTGAGCGTCAGTACGGTCAACGGGATCGTGGATCGTCTCGAATCCCGTGGCCTTCTGCACCGAAGCCGCTCCATGGAAGATCAGAGAAAAGTCATGATAGGAATTACTCCGGCTGGACAGAACCTGCTCAAGACGGTACCTGAGCTGATGCACGATCAGTTCGCCCAGGCCTTCAGAAAAATGGCCGATCAGGACCAATGCACGCTTTCGGAGCTTCTTGAAAAACTCGCCGGACATCTCGACATGCCAGTCGATGATCCCGGCAGCAACCCTGAAATCAGTTACCCATCCCATGCCATTATCACCAACTCAGGAACAGATTATCAACTCCATTGA
- a CDS encoding phosphoribosylanthranilate isomerase, whose product MTRIKICGITTLEDALAAVEAGAHALGFNFSTTSPRAVTPQTARSIISAIPPFITTTGIFVEQSPDEINSICERCNLHCAQLHSEAYDAQSSLAVSAPSIIRVFRAGPSFHMDQVRSYAGKTGIRNFLFDAFREGQPGGTGESIEDTTAIRIFKETASIGSAILAGGLKPENVGRAIRLVSPYAVDTASGVESVPGRKDHDKIRAFVRAVQEADNDSSSPEA is encoded by the coding sequence ATGACCCGTATCAAAATCTGCGGCATTACAACGCTTGAAGATGCCCTGGCCGCTGTCGAAGCAGGGGCTCATGCTCTTGGCTTTAACTTCAGCACAACAAGCCCGAGAGCGGTAACGCCCCAAACTGCCAGAAGCATCATATCGGCAATCCCGCCATTCATTACAACAACAGGTATCTTCGTTGAGCAGTCGCCTGATGAGATCAACAGCATATGCGAACGCTGCAATCTTCATTGCGCGCAATTGCACAGTGAAGCCTATGATGCCCAATCATCGCTTGCGGTAAGCGCCCCATCAATTATCAGAGTATTCCGTGCAGGACCATCTTTTCACATGGATCAGGTCAGAAGCTATGCCGGGAAAACAGGAATCAGAAACTTCCTCTTCGATGCGTTCAGAGAGGGCCAGCCAGGAGGAACGGGTGAAAGCATTGAAGACACGACAGCTATCCGGATATTCAAAGAAACCGCATCGATAGGATCAGCTATTCTTGCAGGAGGGCTGAAGCCCGAAAATGTAGGCAGGGCAATCCGTCTTGTCAGCCCCTATGCCGTCGATACGGCAAGCGGCGTTGAATCAGTGCCGGGGCGAAAAGACCATGATAAAATACGGGCATTTGTAAGGGCAGTTCAGGAAGCCGATAACGACTCATCGTCGCCGGAAGCATGA